In Salinibacterium sp. dk2585, a single window of DNA contains:
- a CDS encoding FAD-dependent monooxygenase — MSEQPTEVDVLVSGAGIAGLATALGLARGGRKVHVLERAPELGEVGAGIQLAPNALSALDSLGVLDKVLKDAVFPERKVYLDAVTGKTIGIIDLGEEFVKHYGYPYVVAHRADLHSSLLEGCRESGIVEVETDREVVSAVNQPDGKVLVTTLKGQSYLANAVIGADGIRSPLRDAIIGDELVPTKYVAYRGTVPTEIVGEDITSSPSVLCWLGPNMHLIQYPLRSGKVYNNVAVFKSDSYSPDHDNWGTPEELDARFSVCCESVQNAGKYLSRDIRWPMYDREPTENWVDGNVALIGDAAHAMVQYLAQGGAQSLDDSIAMAGALLSSENTSDAFAEYQERRVVHANNIQRLARVAGELFHIEGIGREIRNYAFKDHDPKDFSNLDWMFMPLDKAPKVRNYPA, encoded by the coding sequence ATGTCAGAACAGCCCACCGAAGTCGATGTCCTGGTGTCCGGCGCCGGCATCGCCGGCCTCGCCACCGCACTCGGACTCGCCCGGGGAGGTCGCAAGGTGCACGTCCTGGAACGCGCTCCCGAGCTCGGCGAGGTCGGTGCCGGCATCCAGCTCGCCCCCAACGCCCTCTCAGCGCTCGACAGCCTCGGCGTGCTCGACAAGGTGCTGAAAGATGCCGTATTCCCCGAGCGCAAGGTCTACCTCGACGCCGTCACGGGCAAGACAATCGGCATCATCGACCTCGGCGAAGAGTTCGTGAAGCACTACGGCTACCCCTACGTCGTCGCACACCGCGCCGACCTCCACAGCTCCCTCCTCGAGGGATGCCGTGAGAGCGGCATCGTCGAGGTCGAGACCGACCGCGAGGTCGTCAGCGCCGTCAACCAGCCCGACGGCAAGGTGCTCGTCACGACCCTCAAGGGCCAGAGCTACCTGGCCAACGCGGTCATCGGTGCCGACGGCATCCGCTCCCCGCTGCGTGACGCGATCATCGGCGACGAGCTCGTGCCCACCAAGTACGTCGCCTACCGCGGCACCGTGCCCACCGAGATCGTCGGCGAAGACATCACCTCCTCGCCCTCGGTGCTCTGCTGGCTCGGCCCGAACATGCACCTCATCCAGTACCCGCTGCGAAGCGGCAAGGTCTACAACAACGTCGCCGTCTTCAAGTCCGACAGCTACAGCCCCGACCACGACAACTGGGGCACGCCCGAGGAACTCGACGCCCGCTTCTCGGTCTGCTGCGAGAGCGTGCAGAACGCCGGCAAGTACCTGAGCCGCGACATTCGCTGGCCCATGTACGACCGTGAGCCCACCGAGAACTGGGTGGACGGAAACGTCGCCCTCATCGGTGACGCAGCCCACGCCATGGTGCAGTACCTCGCCCAGGGTGGCGCGCAGTCGCTCGACGACTCGATCGCGATGGCCGGTGCGCTGCTGAGCTCGGAGAACACCTCCGACGCCTTCGCCGAGTACCAGGAGCGCCGCGTCGTGCACGCGAACAACATCCAGCGCCTCGCGCGCGTTGCCGGCGAGCTGTTCCACATCGAGGGCATCGGTCGCGAGATCCGCAACTACGCGTTCAAGGACCACGACCCGAAGGACTTCTCGAACCTCGACTGGATGTTCATGCCCCTCGACAAGGCGCCGAAGGTGCGGAACTACCCCGCCTAA
- a CDS encoding CaiB/BaiF CoA-transferase family protein translates to MTTTPAADERSGESAPRRGPLDDLKVIDIATLFAGPSAATIFADFGADVLKVEHPTRPDGARTHGKSKDGKGLWWLMLGRNKRTATLNLSNPEGKEVFLRLVREADVVIENFRPGTLEKWGLDYETLSAENPGLILVRITGFGQSGPMSRRPAYGTLAEAMSGFAFSTGQPDGPPTLPPLALADNIAGLAAAIATLTAVHNRARTGKGQVIDLAIIEPILAMLGPQLLAYDQLGYITRRSGNRSENNAPRNTYLTADDHWVAISSSSTSIAERVMRLVGRADMVDEPWFGSGVERAKRADEIDGAVADWIRARPMDEVIAEFEKAEAAIAPVYDMSQVIEDPQLNHIGTIASVDDPDLGTVRMQNVLFRMSETPGGIRHTGRGHGADTDEVLAGLGYTAEEIARLRAEGAV, encoded by the coding sequence GTGACCACCACCCCCGCAGCCGACGAGAGGTCGGGTGAATCGGCGCCCCGCCGTGGGCCCCTCGACGACCTCAAGGTCATCGACATCGCAACCCTCTTCGCAGGCCCGAGCGCAGCGACGATCTTCGCCGACTTCGGCGCCGACGTGCTCAAGGTCGAGCACCCCACGCGCCCCGACGGTGCCCGCACCCACGGCAAGAGCAAGGACGGCAAGGGCCTCTGGTGGCTCATGCTCGGCCGCAACAAGCGCACGGCCACCCTCAACCTCTCGAACCCCGAGGGCAAAGAGGTCTTCCTGCGCCTCGTGCGCGAGGCCGACGTCGTGATCGAGAACTTCCGCCCCGGCACCCTCGAGAAGTGGGGCCTCGACTACGAGACCCTCTCCGCCGAGAACCCCGGCCTCATCCTCGTGCGCATCACGGGCTTCGGGCAGAGCGGTCCCATGTCGCGACGCCCCGCCTACGGCACCCTCGCGGAGGCCATGAGCGGCTTCGCGTTCTCGACGGGCCAGCCTGACGGGCCGCCCACCCTTCCACCGCTCGCGCTCGCCGACAACATCGCGGGCCTCGCCGCCGCCATTGCGACCCTCACGGCCGTGCACAACCGTGCCCGCACGGGCAAGGGCCAGGTCATCGACCTCGCGATCATCGAGCCCATCCTCGCGATGCTTGGCCCGCAGCTGCTTGCCTACGACCAGCTCGGCTACATCACGCGCCGCTCGGGCAACCGTTCCGAGAACAACGCGCCCCGCAACACCTACCTCACGGCCGACGACCATTGGGTCGCGATCTCGTCGAGCTCGACCTCGATCGCGGAGCGGGTCATGCGCCTCGTGGGTCGCGCCGACATGGTCGACGAGCCATGGTTCGGCTCCGGCGTCGAGCGGGCCAAGCGTGCCGACGAGATCGACGGCGCTGTCGCCGACTGGATCCGCGCCCGCCCCATGGACGAGGTCATCGCCGAGTTCGAAAAGGCGGAGGCGGCGATTGCCCCCGTCTACGACATGTCGCAGGTGATCGAGGACCCGCAGCTCAACCACATCGGCACGATCGCCTCGGTGGACGACCCCGACCTTGGCACCGTGCGCATGCAGAACGTGCTCTTTCGCATGTCGGAGACGCCCGGTGGCATCCGCCACACGGGTCGCGGCCACGGCGCCGACACCGATGAAGTGCTGGCCGGGCTCGGCTACACCGCCGAAGAGATTGCGCGACTCCGTGCGGAGGGCGCCGTCTGA
- a CDS encoding CoA ester lyase, giving the protein MAADWELALAWLYVPATRTDRFAKAAASADGVVIDLEDAVHAAEKAAARAGLDAAVGDGLGTPTVVRVNAPSTEHFDADIAAVTPLVLRGAVSAIRVAKVDSADEARRAAEATAHWGVERRLIVQLETARAIRDAHEIAAVEGVHSLMLGEADLRADLGLGRDLASADGLLLARLTVVLAARAAGLPSPLASAFVNVSDTDALAADCARQRELGFRGRSCIHPKQVETVRAAFQPSAADVEWARSVLERAEGMDTSGSGVATLADGSFIDMPVIRQAQTIAALAERSAS; this is encoded by the coding sequence ATGGCCGCCGACTGGGAGCTCGCCCTCGCCTGGCTCTATGTGCCGGCGACGCGCACCGACCGCTTCGCGAAGGCCGCGGCATCCGCTGATGGTGTCGTGATCGACCTCGAGGATGCCGTGCATGCTGCCGAGAAGGCCGCCGCCCGGGCAGGGCTCGACGCGGCCGTCGGTGACGGTCTCGGCACGCCGACCGTCGTGCGCGTGAACGCGCCCTCAACCGAGCACTTCGACGCCGACATCGCGGCCGTGACGCCGCTCGTGCTGCGCGGGGCCGTCTCGGCGATCCGCGTCGCCAAAGTCGACAGCGCCGACGAGGCGCGCCGTGCCGCTGAGGCGACCGCGCACTGGGGCGTCGAGCGCCGGCTCATCGTGCAGCTCGAGACCGCGCGCGCCATCCGCGACGCCCACGAGATCGCGGCCGTCGAGGGCGTGCACTCGCTCATGCTGGGCGAGGCCGACCTGCGCGCCGACCTCGGCCTGGGCCGCGACCTCGCGAGTGCCGACGGCCTGCTGCTCGCGCGCCTCACGGTCGTGCTCGCCGCACGCGCCGCCGGGCTCCCGTCGCCCCTCGCGAGCGCCTTCGTCAACGTCAGCGACACGGATGCCCTGGCCGCCGACTGCGCACGGCAGCGCGAGCTCGGCTTCCGTGGCCGCAGCTGCATCCACCCCAAGCAGGTCGAGACCGTCCGTGCCGCCTTCCAGCCGAGTGCGGCCGACGTCGAGTGGGCACGCTCCGTGCTCGAGCGCGCCGAGGGCATGGACACCTCGGGTAGCGGCGTCGCAACCCTCGCCGATGGCTCCTTCATCGACATGCCCGTCATCCGCCAGGCCCAGACCATCGCGGCCCTCGCCGAAAGGAGCGCATCGTGA
- a CDS encoding cyclase family protein: protein MTSRLHHGTRANGSRVEIVDLGHQLHQAIPTSPSHPGYRHALMRRHGDSVRVDGTSGANDMLFLGTHTGTHVDALSHISADGMLHDGVSAEEAQSTGRFTSHGVETIGPAIVPGVLLDVPRALGMQRLEPAHPVTGDDLAAAAALLPDGEESIPAGAALLVRTGWTQLWEQGAAFVGHDSGVPGPNLDGGTWLAGHEPRFVGSDTTAFEHIPAGEGHARLPVHRLMLVEQGVPIIEMLNLEALAERGERIFDFILSPLPLLGATGSPVRPMAVFEVTE from the coding sequence GTGACCTCGCGACTGCACCACGGCACGCGCGCCAACGGCTCGCGCGTCGAGATCGTGGACCTCGGCCACCAGCTGCACCAGGCCATCCCCACCTCGCCCAGCCACCCCGGCTACCGGCACGCGCTCATGCGTCGCCACGGCGACAGTGTGCGCGTCGACGGCACCTCGGGTGCCAACGACATGCTCTTCCTCGGCACCCACACGGGCACGCACGTCGACGCGCTCTCCCACATCAGCGCCGACGGGATGCTGCACGACGGTGTCAGTGCGGAGGAGGCGCAGAGCACGGGGCGCTTCACGAGCCACGGCGTCGAGACCATCGGCCCGGCGATCGTGCCAGGAGTGCTGCTCGACGTGCCCCGCGCGCTCGGCATGCAACGCCTCGAGCCCGCGCATCCCGTGACCGGCGACGACCTCGCGGCGGCGGCAGCGCTCCTGCCTGACGGTGAGGAGTCGATCCCCGCGGGCGCCGCGCTGCTCGTGCGCACGGGCTGGACCCAGCTCTGGGAACAGGGCGCCGCCTTCGTCGGCCACGACTCCGGCGTGCCCGGCCCCAACCTCGACGGCGGCACCTGGCTTGCCGGCCACGAGCCGCGCTTCGTCGGCAGCGACACGACCGCCTTCGAGCACATCCCGGCTGGCGAGGGCCACGCTCGCCTCCCCGTGCACCGCCTCATGCTCGTCGAGCAGGGCGTGCCAATCATCGAGATGCTCAACCTCGAGGCACTCGCCGAGCGCGGTGAGCGCATCTTCGACTTCATCCTCTCCCCCCTGCCCCTCCTGGGCGCGACCGGTTCGCCCGTGCGCCCCATGGCCGTCTTCGAGGTGACCGAATGA